In a single window of the Blastopirellula retiformator genome:
- the tssE gene encoding type VI secretion system baseplate subunit TssE yields the protein MPRPNLTPDLTPSIYDRLVDACFEMEPDSRSMSTRGFVLGICRDLEDLLNTSASRPADEVDAAAVRDSVYCYGVPELTLHDGATRADMLALAADIENAIRKFEPRLDTVHVKLDVTQRNMWNRISFVIEATSQALPNARISVEAALNPTNRRIEVTPNEAS from the coding sequence ATGCCGAGACCGAATCTCACTCCTGATTTGACGCCGTCGATTTACGATCGATTGGTCGACGCCTGTTTCGAAATGGAGCCTGACAGCCGCTCGATGAGCACGCGCGGCTTCGTGCTGGGCATCTGTCGCGATCTAGAAGACCTGCTGAACACCTCCGCGTCTCGTCCCGCAGACGAAGTCGACGCCGCCGCGGTTCGCGATTCGGTCTACTGCTACGGGGTTCCCGAACTCACGCTGCACGACGGCGCCACGCGAGCCGACATGCTGGCCCTCGCCGCCGATATCGAAAACGCCATTCGCAAGTTCGAGCCGCGACTCGACACCGTGCACGTCAAACTCGACGTGACGCAGCGCAACATGTGGAACCGCATTTCGTTTGTCATCGAAGCAACGTCCCAGGCGTTGCCCAACGCGCGCATTAGCGTCGAAGCGGCCCTCAATCCCACCAACCGTCGCATTGAAGTGACGCCGAACGAAGCATCATGA
- a CDS encoding Hcp family type VI secretion system effector has product MAVDYFLKVSDIDGESEDSVHAKEIEISEFNWSATQTGTFAQGAGGGAGKVKMNDFEFMTRTGKASPKLMLACAKGDHIPEVTLTCRKAGGGQQEFYTITMKDVLVAHYQTASHRNNGTSEESAGYDDGLPRDFVKLNFAKIECEYRPQKDDGSMDNPVKAGYDLKANKPV; this is encoded by the coding sequence ATGGCAGTCGATTACTTCTTGAAAGTTTCTGATATCGATGGCGAATCGGAAGACTCGGTGCACGCCAAAGAAATCGAAATCTCGGAATTCAACTGGAGCGCCACGCAAACCGGCACCTTCGCGCAAGGCGCTGGCGGCGGCGCCGGTAAGGTCAAAATGAACGACTTCGAATTCATGACCCGCACCGGCAAGGCCTCGCCGAAACTGATGCTGGCCTGCGCCAAGGGGGATCACATTCCGGAAGTCACCCTCACCTGCCGTAAGGCGGGCGGCGGTCAGCAAGAGTTCTACACGATCACGATGAAGGACGTCCTGGTCGCTCACTATCAAACCGCTAGCCATCGCAACAACGGCACGAGCGAAGAAAGCGCTGGTTACGACGACGGTCTGCCGCGCGACTTCGTGAAGTTGAACTTCGCCAAGATCGAATGCGAATATCGTCCGCAGAAGGACGACGGCAGCATGGACAACCCGGTCAAAGCCGGTTACGACCTGAAGGCCAACAAGCCTGTCTAA
- the tssF gene encoding type VI secretion system baseplate subunit TssF, giving the protein MNDTLFPYYERELLLARQQSQNFARKHPAAAGRLLLEANRSRDPHVERLIESFALIAGRIQKKLDDDFPEVTDALLEVLYPHYLAPIPSLATVQFQPDPTNPQVMGTKIARGSQLRTQRVGDGPCFFRTCYDSTIWPIEVAHVETHTPPWDTSIAVRRDAMAAIRLRLRCQADATFAKLPMDSLRFHLHGGDQVTAVLYEYLLNHCNRVSLVAPGDKPNAPCVNLDPHKVIQPVGFQPDEALMPSAPQGQAGYQLLTDLFAYPEKFLYFDLHGLRRAAGIGCQQEVDVWFFFDRVEPLIHGGIHTDTFQLGCVPVINLFDKICEPVSLDHRKSEYRVTPDVQRPSEVEIHSIRKVNAQTATGDVEFRPFYAVGHASSWNPASPDEAYWHLSRRPSSQPGDDGEDAFLQLVDLNFDPCRPSDAVATVHAVCSNRDLPTKLYHQWGTAEFQLQIPAPIKGTRCLRQPTPPLRPPVDNGNRWRLVSHLSLNHLSLTDIHGIDSLREILRLYDFSTDGNGHERAIRNRQMIEGVQVLTCDRTVARIGSSLKGGFCRGLEIRLELDDQKYHGIGAYLFASVLERFFGLYVNINSFTQLVAVTQQRGVLKRFEPRAGEAMLL; this is encoded by the coding sequence ATGAACGACACGTTATTCCCCTACTACGAACGAGAGCTGCTACTCGCTCGCCAGCAGTCGCAGAACTTCGCCCGCAAGCATCCCGCCGCCGCCGGGCGTTTGCTGCTGGAAGCGAACCGCAGCCGCGATCCGCACGTGGAACGCTTGATCGAGTCGTTCGCCCTGATCGCCGGACGCATCCAAAAGAAGCTGGATGACGATTTTCCGGAAGTGACCGACGCGCTGCTCGAGGTCCTCTATCCGCATTACCTGGCGCCGATTCCGTCGTTGGCCACCGTCCAGTTTCAACCCGATCCGACTAACCCGCAAGTGATGGGCACCAAGATCGCCCGTGGTAGTCAATTGCGCACGCAGCGCGTCGGCGACGGCCCTTGCTTCTTCCGCACTTGCTATGACTCCACGATCTGGCCGATCGAAGTCGCCCATGTCGAGACCCACACGCCGCCGTGGGACACATCGATCGCCGTCCGTCGCGACGCCATGGCCGCCATCCGCCTTCGCTTGCGCTGCCAGGCAGACGCCACCTTCGCCAAGCTGCCGATGGACTCGCTTCGCTTTCATCTGCACGGCGGCGACCAGGTCACCGCTGTCCTGTACGAATATCTGCTGAATCACTGCAATCGCGTCTCGCTCGTCGCCCCCGGCGACAAGCCGAACGCGCCGTGCGTCAATCTTGATCCGCACAAGGTGATCCAGCCGGTCGGCTTCCAGCCCGACGAGGCGTTAATGCCGTCGGCGCCGCAAGGCCAGGCCGGATATCAATTGCTGACCGACCTGTTCGCCTATCCCGAGAAGTTCCTCTACTTCGACCTCCACGGTCTCCGCCGGGCCGCCGGCATCGGCTGCCAACAAGAGGTCGACGTTTGGTTCTTCTTTGATCGGGTCGAACCGCTGATCCATGGCGGGATTCATACCGACACGTTCCAGCTTGGCTGCGTTCCGGTGATCAACCTGTTTGACAAGATCTGCGAACCAGTTTCGCTCGATCATCGCAAGAGCGAGTATCGAGTAACGCCTGACGTGCAGCGTCCCAGCGAAGTCGAGATCCATTCGATCCGTAAAGTGAACGCACAGACGGCGACCGGCGACGTCGAGTTCCGCCCGTTTTACGCGGTCGGTCACGCCAGCAGTTGGAACCCCGCTTCGCCTGACGAGGCGTACTGGCATCTCTCGCGGCGTCCTTCGTCGCAACCGGGCGATGACGGAGAAGACGCGTTCCTGCAGTTGGTCGATCTCAACTTTGATCCCTGCCGGCCTTCCGACGCCGTCGCCACGGTGCATGCCGTCTGTTCCAATCGCGACTTGCCGACCAAGCTGTATCACCAATGGGGGACGGCCGAGTTTCAGTTGCAAATCCCGGCCCCGATCAAGGGAACGCGCTGCCTGCGACAACCGACTCCGCCGTTGCGTCCGCCGGTCGACAACGGCAATCGCTGGCGGTTGGTCTCGCACCTGTCGCTCAATCATCTGTCGCTAACCGACATCCATGGGATCGACAGCCTCCGCGAGATTCTGCGGCTGTACGATTTTTCGACCGACGGCAACGGACACGAACGGGCGATCCGCAATCGCCAGATGATCGAAGGGGTGCAAGTCCTAACGTGCGACCGGACCGTCGCCCGGATCGGCAGTTCGTTGAAAGGAGGCTTCTGCCGCGGCCTGGAGATCCGACTAGAGTTAGACGACCAAAAGTACCACGGCATTGGGGCGTACCTGTTCGCGTCGGTGCTGGAACGCTTCTTCGGGCTGTACGTCAACATCAACTCGTTCACGCAGTTGGTCGCCGTCACGCAGCAGCGCGGCGTCCTGAAACGGTTTGAACCGCGAGCCGGGGAGGCGATGCTGTTATGA
- the tssG gene encoding type VI secretion system baseplate subunit TssG: protein MITATQPPELRAPEGSVLERLYEEPQTFDFFQAVRLLEHNNRALRQEERCPSVRFRAHNSSAFPASEIFDLVASPDHPQATEMTVTFLGLTGPTGVLPHHYTEMLLRLHRELRGDHKFAIRDWFDLFNDRLTRLFYRVWEKNRFWVPYSRREYEQQSPDAFTQGLLSLGGFGLPTLRDRLQRPDDCAGVSDLALLRYSGLFAQQRRSAENLRRMLVDYFQIPIEVKPLQGQWLSLDQSQQTKIGRRRHNQQLGQTAVLGRRVWELQHKFRLRLGPLSLDQFNEFLPAPPRLDAASHRKANAICGQGQWSLGQLTRVFVGPSLDFDIQLVLKKEEVPRTQLSGDPAKASRLGWNSWIGAKPATADRDDACFVIDN, encoded by the coding sequence ATGATCACCGCCACCCAACCGCCAGAGCTGCGAGCGCCGGAAGGTTCGGTCCTCGAGCGGCTGTACGAAGAGCCGCAAACGTTCGACTTCTTCCAAGCGGTCCGTTTGCTGGAGCACAACAATCGTGCGCTGCGTCAAGAAGAACGCTGCCCCAGCGTTCGCTTCCGCGCGCACAATTCGTCGGCGTTCCCCGCCAGCGAGATCTTTGACCTCGTCGCATCGCCGGATCATCCGCAAGCGACCGAGATGACGGTCACGTTTCTCGGCCTGACCGGACCAACCGGCGTGCTGCCGCATCACTACACCGAGATGCTGCTGCGTTTGCACCGCGAACTGCGGGGCGACCACAAGTTTGCGATCCGCGATTGGTTCGACCTGTTCAACGATCGCCTGACGCGGCTTTTCTATCGCGTCTGGGAAAAGAACCGTTTTTGGGTTCCCTATTCCCGCCGCGAATACGAACAACAATCGCCCGACGCGTTCACACAAGGATTGCTCAGTCTCGGCGGCTTCGGCCTGCCGACGCTCCGCGATCGCTTGCAGCGGCCCGACGACTGCGCTGGGGTCAGCGACTTGGCGCTGCTCCGCTATAGCGGGCTCTTCGCTCAGCAGCGCCGCTCGGCCGAGAACCTACGGCGGATGCTGGTCGACTACTTCCAAATTCCGATCGAGGTCAAACCGCTGCAAGGGCAGTGGCTGTCGCTCGACCAAAGTCAGCAAACCAAGATCGGCCGCCGCCGCCACAACCAACAGTTGGGCCAGACTGCGGTCTTGGGACGCCGCGTCTGGGAACTACAGCACAAGTTTCGCTTGCGACTGGGCCCGCTTTCGCTCGACCAGTTCAACGAGTTCCTACCGGCGCCGCCGCGGCTTGACGCCGCTTCGCACCGCAAGGCGAACGCGATCTGCGGGCAAGGGCAGTGGTCGCTCGGTCAGTTGACGCGGGTCTTTGTCGGCCCGTCGCTCGACTTCGACATTCAGCTGGTCCTGAAGAAAGAAGAAGTCCCCAGGACGCAACTCTCCGGCGATCCCGCCAAGGCGTCGCGACTCGGCTGGAACTCGTGGATCGGCGCCAAACCGGCGACGGCCGATCGCGACGACGCCTGTTTCGTGATCGACAACTAG
- the tssC gene encoding type VI secretion system contractile sheath large subunit produces the protein MAAENETNAGGAATMELTLLDQILENTRPLDDAEMELNKSYIEEFVRQAATDQNKVSKDAATKINFWIAELDKKISDQLNEVMHHEKFQTLESTWRGLHYLVHESETGTSLKIRVMNATKHDLLKDLETAVEFDQSAIFKKIYEEEYGQLGGQPYGLLIGDFEFSRRPEDINLLKLMSNVAAAAHAPLISAASPSLFNLDSFSDLPNPRDLAKIFEGATHTSWRSFRDSEDSRYVALTLPHVLGRLPYGEEFKKVEEFNFEEAVDGKDYTKYLWMNAAWAYGARITDAFAKYGWFAKVRGVEGGGKVENLPVHTFPTDDGDVAMKCPTEIAISDRREFELSNLGFLPLLHAKNTDYAVFMGAQSCQKPKVYFDDDANANAELSARINFLLCVSRFAHYLKVMARDKIGSNLEVAEAERWLNNWISNYVCDPATAGDETKAKCPLADARVEVREVKGKPGWYEAVAWLRPHFQLETLEASMRLVAEVPKQG, from the coding sequence ATGGCTGCTGAAAACGAAACCAACGCCGGCGGAGCGGCGACCATGGAGCTGACGCTCCTGGACCAGATCCTGGAAAACACCCGTCCGCTTGACGACGCGGAAATGGAGTTGAACAAGTCGTACATCGAAGAATTCGTCCGCCAGGCCGCGACCGACCAAAACAAGGTCTCGAAGGACGCCGCGACGAAGATCAACTTCTGGATCGCGGAGCTGGACAAGAAGATCTCGGATCAGCTCAACGAAGTGATGCACCACGAGAAGTTCCAGACGCTGGAAAGCACCTGGCGCGGTCTGCACTACCTGGTCCACGAATCGGAAACCGGCACGTCGCTGAAGATTCGCGTCATGAACGCGACCAAGCACGACCTGCTGAAGGACCTGGAAACCGCCGTCGAATTCGACCAGAGCGCGATCTTCAAGAAGATCTACGAAGAAGAATATGGCCAACTCGGCGGTCAGCCTTACGGTCTGTTGATCGGCGACTTCGAGTTCTCGCGTCGTCCGGAAGACATCAACCTGCTGAAGCTGATGTCGAACGTCGCCGCTGCGGCTCACGCTCCGCTGATCTCGGCCGCTTCGCCGTCGCTGTTCAACCTCGACAGCTTCTCGGACCTGCCGAACCCGCGCGACCTGGCCAAGATCTTCGAAGGCGCGACCCACACCTCGTGGCGTTCGTTCCGCGACAGCGAAGATTCGCGTTACGTCGCTCTGACCCTGCCGCACGTCCTGGGACGTCTGCCGTATGGCGAAGAGTTCAAGAAGGTTGAAGAGTTCAACTTTGAAGAAGCGGTCGACGGCAAGGACTACACCAAGTACTTGTGGATGAACGCCGCTTGGGCCTATGGCGCTCGCATCACCGACGCGTTCGCCAAGTACGGCTGGTTCGCCAAGGTTCGCGGCGTCGAAGGCGGCGGTAAGGTCGAAAACCTGCCGGTTCACACCTTCCCGACCGACGACGGCGACGTCGCCATGAAGTGCCCGACCGAAATCGCGATCAGCGATCGTCGCGAGTTCGAGCTGTCCAACCTCGGCTTCCTGCCGCTGTTGCACGCCAAGAACACCGACTACGCCGTCTTCATGGGCGCCCAAAGCTGCCAGAAGCCGAAGGTCTACTTCGACGACGACGCCAACGCCAACGCCGAACTGTCGGCCCGCATCAACTTCCTGTTGTGCGTGTCGCGCTTCGCCCATTACCTGAAGGTCATGGCCCGCGACAAGATCGGCTCGAACCTGGAAGTCGCCGAAGCCGAACGTTGGCTCAACAACTGGATCAGCAACTACGTTTGCGATCCCGCCACCGCCGGCGACGAAACCAAAGCCAAGTGCCCGCTGGCCGACGCTCGCGTCGAAGTCCGCGAAGTCAAAGGCAAGCCGGGTTGGTACGAAGCGGTCGCTTGGTTGCGTCCGCACTTCCAGCTCGAAACGCTCGAAGCCTCGATGCGTTTGGTCGCCGAAGTGCCGAAGCAAGGCTAG
- the tssA gene encoding type VI secretion system protein TssA has product MAEVDVAELISPVSDDRPAGDPDAYSHRLHDQFRELRREEDADDYDDVTRPEVLKQADWAGIVDLARNSLLHDSKDLRVVGHLIEGLARTEGIDGIAAGLDLLKNLIDQRWDSLNPPLDNGSEARLAPLANLLDDEDRGVLFPRTVRRVPLLSNSQGQLTAYDWLQWQQSKNQEDQARLSRIITAATRDEVEHANTQAQRSHEAAREIAKLLDEKLGCDATALLNLQRALEECQRLLGAELAKRPAAPQNEQPTNEAPTSAASPTGNFGSGGDVGDIVVRRQELYRQLSAAADLLERIEPNSPAPFLVRRAVQLGQLPFPQLMQAIVREQAVLDELQRQIGGSQTSATAS; this is encoded by the coding sequence ATGGCCGAAGTAGACGTAGCCGAACTGATTTCGCCCGTCTCCGATGATCGTCCTGCCGGCGATCCGGACGCCTATTCGCACCGTCTGCACGACCAATTTCGGGAACTGCGTCGCGAAGAAGACGCCGACGACTATGACGACGTCACCCGGCCCGAAGTCCTCAAGCAGGCCGATTGGGCCGGTATTGTCGATCTTGCCCGTAATTCGCTTCTGCACGACAGCAAAGATCTGCGCGTCGTTGGCCACCTAATCGAAGGTCTGGCTCGCACCGAAGGGATCGACGGCATCGCCGCTGGTCTCGACCTGCTGAAAAACCTGATCGATCAACGCTGGGATTCGCTGAACCCGCCGCTCGATAACGGCTCCGAAGCGCGGCTCGCTCCGCTGGCCAACCTATTGGATGACGAAGATCGCGGCGTGCTGTTCCCGCGCACCGTTCGCCGCGTGCCGCTGCTATCCAACAGCCAGGGCCAACTGACCGCCTACGACTGGCTGCAGTGGCAGCAATCGAAAAATCAAGAAGACCAGGCTCGCCTGTCGCGCATTATAACCGCCGCCACTCGCGACGAAGTCGAGCACGCCAACACCCAAGCGCAGCGTTCGCACGAAGCGGCCCGCGAGATCGCCAAGCTGCTTGACGAGAAACTGGGCTGCGATGCGACGGCCCTGCTTAATCTGCAGCGGGCGCTGGAAGAGTGCCAACGTCTGTTGGGCGCCGAACTGGCGAAGCGGCCCGCCGCCCCACAAAACGAACAACCGACGAACGAAGCGCCGACCTCGGCCGCTTCGCCGACGGGCAATTTTGGTTCTGGCGGGGACGTGGGCGACATCGTCGTTCGCCGCCAGGAACTGTACCGGCAACTTTCGGCGGCCGCCGATCTGCTGGAGCGAATCGAACCGAACAGCCCGGCGCCCTTTTTGGTGCGTCGTGCGGTTCAACTGGGCCAGCTGCCGTTCCCGCAACTGATGCAAGCCATCGTTCGCGAACAGGCGGTGTTGGATGAGCTGCAAAGACAAATTGGCGGTTCGCAGACGTCTGCGACCGCGAGTTGA
- a CDS encoding DotU family type IV/VI secretion system protein codes for MQSPLAEDVRAVVDYGLDLHRRLESQQKVDVEYEQAVLLDLLQRDSIVAVSSVRRDEQPLNYQYALSCWLDEIFTDCPQSTAAWNERKIEMHLFGANDRAWRFWHEAELALRRGDNDPLEVYYLCVALGFRGEMRSQPEKLNSWISRARVAVGDVDDLQVSLEAELPPSCEARPLRGERRMQTMIAAACVVGLIAAPFLTFVVVDWFGR; via the coding sequence ATGCAATCTCCCCTGGCAGAAGACGTACGTGCCGTAGTCGACTACGGTCTCGATCTGCACCGTCGACTCGAGTCGCAGCAGAAGGTCGATGTCGAATACGAACAGGCGGTCTTGCTCGACTTGTTGCAACGAGATTCAATCGTCGCCGTTTCTAGCGTTCGCCGCGACGAGCAGCCTCTCAACTATCAATACGCCCTCTCCTGCTGGCTCGACGAGATCTTCACCGACTGCCCTCAGTCGACCGCCGCCTGGAATGAGCGAAAAATCGAAATGCACCTGTTTGGCGCCAACGATCGCGCCTGGCGATTCTGGCACGAAGCGGAATTAGCCCTGCGGCGCGGCGACAACGATCCGCTGGAAGTCTATTACTTGTGCGTCGCGCTCGGTTTTCGGGGCGAGATGCGATCGCAGCCAGAGAAGCTGAACTCATGGATCTCGCGGGCGCGCGTCGCGGTGGGCGACGTCGACGACCTGCAGGTATCGCTGGAAGCGGAACTGCCGCCGTCGTGCGAAGCGCGGCCGCTGCGAGGCGAACGTCGCATGCAGACGATGATCGCCGCCGCTTGCGTCGTCGGCTTGATCGCCGCTCCCTTTCTGACCTTCGTCGTCGTCGACTGGTTTGGCCGCTAA
- a CDS encoding methyl-accepting chemotaxis protein, with translation MSIGKKILLLSLAGPIACAVVIIVIVAVNGRALDKTVLEQAEQMAYTQCESVSSNVRIILDAQNTLTKQQLNSTIQFSEELFNERGKLVVQDERLNWKCRNQYTGEITDLQLPGVAIGDAPLGQVDDLDQQVAFVDDVTKWSGGTCTIFQKMNDQGDMLRVATSVEGSDGKRAIGSYIPAVNPNGEPNPVVDKLLHGEPYYGRAFVVNRWYSTAYHPVTDDSGELIGALYVGLLQEDAADLPKRLESQNLGDSGYVFVVQGSGKDKGTYLVSKNGARNGENILDTIDAQGKPCIREMIDKAQAADDGEIVSHEYYWKNEGDQEAREKLAMLFYYEPWDWVVGISIYKDDYRDSALSTRNALNWMAFYVIAGALAVVAVISILAVFGSRLLVKPIKTMTDSLRDIAQGEGDLTKRLEIASHDEIGELANWFNVFMDKLQTIISQVANCSSSLSKTSGDMLGTAEDLSSGAEEAKGRSTSVAAASEEMATTMTEMSSSLQNMTGNLGSVSTAITELTNSITEISRNTETASTVARNASNLAQHSNEKITRLNDSAVAIGKIVSVIEDIAEQTNLLALNATIEAARAGEAGKGFSVVATEVKQLAQQTTKAIDDIRQTVAGINDSSADAVKSISEITDVISQIREASISIASAIEEQSLTTKQISTSLNQTNNTASAISSGVHDSALASREITENVIGVDKATKRTAENASTTRSYGDSLARYAKEIDSLVGGFKV, from the coding sequence ATGAGTATTGGCAAGAAGATCCTCCTCCTTAGTCTAGCGGGACCGATCGCCTGCGCTGTGGTCATTATCGTAATCGTGGCGGTCAACGGGAGGGCTCTCGACAAGACCGTGCTTGAGCAAGCCGAGCAGATGGCCTACACGCAATGCGAATCGGTCTCGAGCAACGTGCGGATCATTCTCGACGCCCAGAACACGCTGACCAAGCAGCAGTTGAACTCGACCATTCAGTTCAGCGAAGAGCTGTTCAACGAGCGCGGCAAGCTTGTCGTTCAAGACGAACGCCTGAATTGGAAATGCCGCAATCAATACACCGGCGAGATCACCGACCTGCAGTTGCCCGGCGTCGCGATCGGCGACGCGCCGCTTGGTCAGGTGGATGACCTCGATCAACAGGTCGCCTTTGTCGATGACGTCACCAAGTGGTCAGGCGGCACCTGCACGATCTTTCAGAAGATGAACGACCAGGGAGACATGCTGCGCGTCGCGACCAGCGTCGAAGGCTCGGACGGCAAGCGGGCGATCGGCTCTTACATTCCGGCCGTCAATCCCAACGGCGAGCCCAACCCCGTCGTCGACAAGCTGCTGCACGGCGAACCTTACTACGGCCGCGCGTTCGTCGTCAATCGTTGGTATTCGACCGCCTATCATCCGGTGACCGACGATTCCGGCGAATTGATCGGCGCTCTTTACGTCGGTCTGCTGCAAGAGGACGCGGCCGACCTGCCGAAGCGTCTAGAGAGCCAGAACCTGGGCGACAGCGGCTACGTGTTCGTCGTGCAAGGGTCCGGCAAAGACAAAGGAACCTATCTCGTCTCCAAGAATGGCGCTCGCAATGGCGAGAACATCCTCGACACGATCGACGCGCAAGGGAAGCCCTGCATTCGCGAGATGATCGACAAGGCGCAGGCCGCCGACGACGGCGAGATCGTCTCGCACGAGTACTACTGGAAGAACGAGGGGGATCAGGAAGCCCGCGAAAAGCTGGCGATGCTGTTCTACTACGAGCCGTGGGACTGGGTCGTCGGCATCAGCATCTACAAAGACGACTATCGCGATTCGGCGCTCAGCACTCGTAACGCCCTCAACTGGATGGCGTTTTACGTGATCGCCGGCGCGTTGGCGGTGGTGGCGGTCATCTCGATCTTGGCGGTGTTCGGCTCGCGACTGCTGGTTAAACCGATAAAAACGATGACCGATTCGCTCCGCGATATCGCCCAGGGAGAGGGAGATCTGACCAAGCGGCTAGAGATCGCTTCCCATGACGAAATCGGCGAGTTGGCCAATTGGTTCAACGTCTTCATGGACAAACTGCAGACGATCATCAGCCAGGTCGCCAACTGCTCTTCGTCGTTGTCGAAGACCTCCGGCGACATGCTCGGCACCGCCGAGGATCTCTCCAGCGGAGCCGAAGAAGCGAAGGGACGCAGCACCAGCGTGGCGGCCGCTTCGGAAGAAATGGCGACCACGATGACCGAGATGTCCTCTTCGCTGCAGAACATGACCGGCAATCTCGGCTCGGTCAGCACCGCGATCACCGAACTGACCAACTCGATCACCGAAATCTCGAGAAACACCGAGACGGCGTCGACGGTCGCTCGCAATGCGTCTAACCTGGCGCAGCACAGCAATGAAAAAATCACCCGGCTCAACGATTCGGCCGTGGCGATCGGCAAGATCGTCAGCGTGATCGAGGACATCGCCGAGCAGACCAATCTGCTGGCGCTGAACGCGACCATCGAAGCGGCGCGAGCCGGAGAAGCAGGCAAAGGCTTCTCGGTGGTGGCGACCGAGGTCAAGCAACTCGCCCAACAGACCACCAAGGCGATCGACGACATTCGCCAGACCGTCGCCGGCATTAATGACTCGAGCGCTGACGCCGTGAAATCGATCAGCGAAATCACCGACGTCATCTCGCAAATTCGGGAAGCCAGCATCTCGATCGCCTCGGCGATCGAAGAGCAAAGCTTGACGACGAAGCAGATTTCGACCAGCCTGAATCAGACCAACAATACCGCCTCAGCGATTTCGTCAGGCGTGC
- the tssB gene encoding type VI secretion system contractile sheath small subunit, giving the protein MSESLQHKLDRVRPPRVQITYDVETGGAMEVKELPLVVGVMADLSGQPKENLPGIKQRKFVPIDRDNFNSVLEKSGARVAMQVPNVLEDDNTNLSIELNIKDMTDFEPTNVARQVPVLANLLEMRDRLKQLLSKMEGNDALCGLLDNTLSDDSARDEVTKDLGVEAPTA; this is encoded by the coding sequence ATGAGCGAAAGCCTGCAACACAAGCTTGATCGCGTGCGTCCTCCGCGCGTGCAAATTACGTATGACGTCGAAACTGGCGGCGCCATGGAAGTGAAAGAACTTCCGCTGGTCGTTGGCGTGATGGCCGATCTTTCGGGTCAGCCGAAAGAAAATTTGCCCGGCATCAAGCAACGCAAGTTCGTCCCGATCGATCGCGACAACTTCAACAGCGTCCTGGAAAAGAGTGGCGCTCGCGTCGCCATGCAGGTTCCGAATGTACTGGAAGACGACAACACGAACCTCAGCATCGAGCTGAACATCAAGGACATGACCGACTTCGAGCCGACCAACGTCGCTCGCCAGGTTCCGGTTCTGGCCAACCTGCTCGAAATGCGCGATCGCCTGAAGCAACTGCTCAGCAAGATGGAAGGCAACGACGCCCTGTGCGGCCTGCTGGACAACACCCTGAGCGACGACTCGGCTCGCGATGAAGTCACCAAAGACCTGGGCGTCGAAGCTCCGACCGCCTAG